One region of Primulina tabacum isolate GXHZ01 chromosome 17, ASM2559414v2, whole genome shotgun sequence genomic DNA includes:
- the LOC142530467 gene encoding uncharacterized protein LOC142530467 → MTKISAGMRGYVDQYNNVRELLKAIDEQFQSSDKALASTLIIELSSLRLTSVRGYIAASRFIELYEHVVSSPLSLSFITFSSVLLFFSFLAPFSTCLQFLRLRSFFAVSPLLGIGKLRLFDRSTFFFSFLAPFPPVCDFFGFDPSSRLIGLPFAYGGEDIGSEESLTILNIEWSAGLVQLKCVERADFTPHGSFADVIITPKAHEPDNYSSTSLFILTNLGQLHFIIQQCPLWNHMTVGKLYLMGRDRSFFCELSEFAPAKLQEGDMLTGRDSRWPLTGGVSLSSVYCCK, encoded by the exons ATGACCAAAATCTCTGCTGGTATGCGTGGTTATGTCGATCAGTATAATAATGTCAGAGAATTACTGAAGGCTATTGATGAACAATTTCAATCTTCAGATAAAGCACTTGCCAGCACCTTAATTATAGAATTAtcttcattaaggctcaccagTGTGAGAG GTTACATTGCCGCCAGTCGATTCATCGAGCTGTACGAACATGTTGTATCTTCACCTCTTTCATTATCTTT CATTACCTTCTCTTCCGTTCTTCTTTTCTTCTCGTTCCTTGCACCCTTTTCCACCTGCTTGCAATTTCTTCGGCTTCGATCCTTCTTCGCGGTGTCCCCTCTTCTTGGGATTGGAAAGCTTCGACTG TTTGATCGGTCTACTTTTTTCTTCTCATTCCTTGCACCTTTTCCACCTGTTTGTGATTTCTTTGGCTTCGATCCTTCTTCGCG TTTGATCGGCCTACCTTTTGCATATGGTGGTGAAGACATAGGATCTGAAGAATCCTTGACT ATCCTCAATATTGAATGGTCTGCTGGGTTAGTACAACTGAAGTGTGTGGAACGTGCTGACTTTACTCCCCATGGATCATTTGCTGATGTAATTATAACACCAAAGGCCCATGAACCTGACAACTATAGCTCAACTTCATTATTTATATTGACCAATCTAGGACAACTGCATTT TATCATTCAGCAATGCCCACTTTGGAACCATATGACTGTGGGAAAGCTTTATTTGATGGGTAGAGATAGGAGTTTCTTCTGTGAACTTTCAGAG TTTGCCCCTGCCAAGCTACAAGAGGGTGACATGTTGACCGGGAGGGATTCGCGGTGGCCTCTTACTGGTGGCGTTTCCTTGTCATCTGTCTACTGCTGCAAATAA